The proteins below are encoded in one region of Sphingobium yanoikuyae:
- a CDS encoding TonB-dependent receptor: MKQALIGRLLATVAAGPALMLATAQAQDSAAPVPQADAGAGEIIVTARKRDERLIDVPVAVSALSTDQIERYATTSFQAISQQVPQLVIAESQNQVGGSINLRGIGAGISNPSTETAVTLNFDGVPISYGNAIRLGQIDLGRVEVLKGPQALFYGKNSPGGIASLISQDPGKDFEAKLRTGYEFMADQRFVEASASVPLTDGLAARVVGYYSKEDGWFRNVAEPIAGITPGRGADSLNSEDVFVRGTLAYDAGGSTRIKAKVNYGQRERDGVGPTGLSQIIYCPAGVSRYGSTDCTLNRNFYDAILAPATAASDPSYGDGVPFMKSKQFLASLSVDQDLGDAYTLSSVTGYYRLRERSVDSFTFSNNPYFGASNDITAKGFSQELRLASDYDGPLNFLVGGFFQDAHFLTRQAFTTNFGTPFVVGATYYDVHTKATSVFGQLRYKIADPLELAVGGRYSWEDKSLTGTSLGSPIQILGPKQNYTDFSPDVTLTWRPDSDRTVYAAYREGFTSGGFNTVPTRLRTDADQSRAAIDLSYDQMTAKGGEIGTKGYVADRQILYDLVGYYYKYSGLQLSRYDNASFTQLTQNAGGAEIKGAELSLTIRPRTLAGLTFNTAIAYNNARYTDFIGGCYAGQSIAQGCNLNPLNPNLPQSTWGTAANPYQNQDQTGQRLFRAPEIAITGGFTYDHSFADRLGGSLSVDFNYSSAYVTQTEGNPRTLQDDYIQLNAALSINGGAGKPWELSLIGRNLTNRLIIVGGSVVGASAAGTGTNAVREGDILGSLGAPRAVMLQLTVKSGLFGGR; the protein is encoded by the coding sequence ATGAAGCAGGCCCTGATCGGCCGTCTGCTGGCGACTGTCGCTGCCGGCCCGGCCCTGATGCTCGCAACCGCACAGGCGCAGGATAGCGCCGCACCCGTGCCCCAGGCTGACGCCGGGGCAGGGGAGATCATCGTCACCGCCCGCAAGCGTGACGAGCGGCTGATCGACGTGCCGGTTGCCGTCTCTGCCCTCTCGACCGACCAGATCGAACGCTATGCCACCACCAGCTTCCAGGCGATCAGCCAGCAGGTGCCGCAGCTGGTCATCGCCGAATCGCAGAATCAGGTCGGCGGCTCGATCAACCTGCGCGGCATCGGCGCCGGCATCTCCAACCCCTCGACCGAAACCGCCGTGACCCTGAATTTCGACGGCGTGCCGATCAGCTATGGCAATGCCATCCGCCTCGGCCAGATCGACCTTGGCCGGGTCGAGGTGCTCAAGGGGCCGCAGGCGCTCTTCTATGGCAAGAACAGCCCAGGCGGCATCGCCTCGCTCATCTCCCAGGATCCGGGCAAGGATTTCGAGGCGAAGCTGCGCACCGGCTATGAATTCATGGCCGACCAGCGCTTTGTCGAGGCCAGCGCCTCGGTGCCGCTGACCGACGGTCTCGCCGCCCGCGTCGTAGGCTATTATTCCAAGGAGGATGGCTGGTTCCGCAACGTCGCCGAACCGATCGCCGGCATCACGCCGGGGCGCGGCGCCGACAGCCTCAATTCCGAGGATGTCTTCGTCCGCGGCACGCTGGCCTATGATGCGGGCGGATCGACCCGGATCAAGGCGAAGGTCAATTATGGCCAGCGCGAACGGGACGGCGTCGGCCCCACCGGCCTCAGCCAGATAATCTACTGCCCCGCCGGCGTCAGCCGCTATGGCTCGACCGACTGCACGCTCAACCGCAATTTCTACGACGCCATCCTCGCGCCGGCGACCGCGGCCAGCGATCCCAGCTATGGCGATGGCGTGCCCTTCATGAAGTCGAAGCAGTTCCTCGCCTCGCTCAGCGTCGACCAGGATCTGGGCGACGCCTATACCCTGTCCTCGGTCACCGGCTATTACCGCCTGCGCGAACGTTCGGTCGACAGCTTCACCTTTTCCAACAATCCCTATTTCGGCGCGTCGAACGACATCACCGCCAAGGGCTTCAGCCAGGAACTGCGCCTCGCGTCCGACTATGACGGGCCATTGAACTTCCTCGTCGGCGGCTTCTTCCAGGACGCCCATTTCCTCACGCGTCAGGCCTTCACCACCAATTTCGGTACGCCCTTCGTGGTCGGGGCGACCTATTATGACGTCCATACCAAGGCGACGTCGGTCTTCGGCCAGCTGCGCTACAAGATCGCCGATCCGCTCGAACTGGCCGTCGGCGGCCGCTATAGCTGGGAAGACAAGTCGCTGACCGGCACCTCGCTCGGCAGCCCGATCCAGATTCTCGGCCCGAAGCAGAATTATACCGATTTCTCGCCCGACGTGACGCTCACCTGGCGTCCCGACAGCGATCGCACCGTCTACGCCGCCTATCGCGAGGGCTTCACCTCGGGCGGCTTCAACACCGTGCCGACCCGGCTGCGCACCGATGCGGACCAGAGCCGCGCCGCGATCGACCTGTCCTATGACCAGATGACCGCCAAGGGCGGCGAGATCGGCACCAAGGGCTATGTTGCCGATCGCCAGATCCTCTACGATCTGGTCGGCTATTATTATAAATATAGCGGGCTCCAGTTGTCGCGCTACGACAACGCCTCCTTCACCCAGCTGACCCAGAATGCGGGCGGGGCGGAGATCAAGGGCGCGGAACTCAGCCTCACCATCCGGCCGCGCACGCTCGCGGGCCTGACGTTCAACACGGCGATCGCCTACAACAACGCCCGCTACACCGATTTCATCGGCGGCTGCTATGCGGGCCAGTCGATCGCACAGGGCTGCAATCTCAATCCGCTCAATCCCAATCTGCCGCAATCGACCTGGGGCACGGCGGCCAATCCCTATCAGAATCAGGACCAGACCGGCCAACGCCTGTTCCGCGCGCCCGAAATCGCGATCACCGGCGGTTTCACCTATGACCACAGCTTCGCCGACCGGCTGGGCGGATCGCTGTCCGTCGATTTCAACTATAGCAGTGCCTATGTCACCCAGACGGAGGGTAACCCCAGGACGCTGCAGGATGATTATATCCAGCTCAACGCCGCCCTCTCGATCAACGGCGGCGCGGGCAAGCCCTGGGAATTGTCGCTGATCGGCCGTAACCTCACCAACAGGCTGATCATCGTCGGCGGATCGGTGGTGGGCGCGAGCGCGGCCGGCACCGGCACCAACGCCGTGCGCGAAGGCGACATATTGGGCTCGCTCGGTGCCCCGCGCGCGGTGATGCTGCAATTGACGGTGAAGAGCGGCCTGTTTGGCGGCCGCTGA
- a CDS encoding helix-turn-helix domain-containing protein, producing the protein MADVTDRKLYLGPKLRVLRRELGLNQTRMAEELGVSPSYLNHLERNQRPLTAQMLLRLANTYDIDIRDFTASSQDGAASDLAEILSDALVRDIGIARDEVLEVAENYPGVSEAIGRFYRALADLRRLPEQMQASGRGAAPAPLVAPVDWWRETVAKAGNHFAEIDAAAEGIAAELEEDPALLQAGLRARLKERHGMAVQMVRADVLAGTVRHYDMHRRRLMLSERLPASGRLFAMAYQLCAQEMADLIAAQVTRTAPPDEDSRRLAVIALTNYAAAALIMPYDRFRQAAEASRHDLPLLRARFGVSTEQLAHRLTSLNRTGARGIPFFMVRIDRAGIVSKRFDGEAYPFARYGGTCPRWDVHAADAPDIVLPQLIETLDERRFVTLAIALPRGDGARGRQVIALGCEAKHAGRIIHADGINTERDDAVTVGPTCHLCERRDCPDRALPPVTRALDLHSYERTASPFPFRRV; encoded by the coding sequence ATGGCAGATGTGACCGACCGGAAGCTCTATCTCGGCCCCAAGCTGCGCGTGCTGCGCCGCGAACTGGGGCTGAACCAGACGCGCATGGCCGAGGAACTGGGCGTGTCGCCCAGCTATCTCAACCATCTGGAGCGCAACCAGCGGCCGCTGACGGCGCAGATGTTGCTGCGGCTGGCCAATACCTATGACATCGACATTCGCGACTTCACCGCCAGCAGCCAGGATGGGGCGGCGAGCGACCTGGCCGAGATATTGTCCGATGCGCTGGTGCGCGACATCGGCATCGCGCGCGACGAAGTGCTGGAAGTCGCGGAAAATTATCCCGGCGTCAGCGAGGCGATCGGCCGCTTCTACCGCGCGCTGGCCGACCTGCGCCGCCTGCCCGAGCAGATGCAGGCGAGCGGGCGCGGCGCTGCCCCTGCCCCGCTGGTCGCGCCGGTCGACTGGTGGCGCGAGACGGTAGCCAAGGCCGGCAATCATTTCGCCGAAATCGACGCCGCGGCCGAAGGGATCGCCGCGGAGCTGGAGGAAGATCCGGCGCTGTTGCAGGCCGGGCTGCGCGCGCGGCTGAAGGAACGGCACGGCATGGCGGTGCAGATGGTGCGCGCCGATGTGCTGGCCGGAACGGTGCGCCATTATGACATGCACCGGCGGCGGTTGATGCTGAGCGAGCGGTTGCCGGCATCCGGGCGATTGTTCGCCATGGCCTATCAACTCTGCGCGCAGGAGATGGCCGACCTGATCGCGGCACAGGTGACGCGCACGGCGCCGCCGGACGAGGACAGCCGGCGGCTCGCCGTCATTGCGCTGACCAACTATGCCGCCGCGGCGCTCATCATGCCCTATGACCGGTTCCGCCAGGCGGCGGAGGCAAGCCGGCATGACCTTCCCCTGCTGCGCGCCCGCTTCGGCGTGTCGACCGAGCAGCTGGCGCACCGGCTCACCAGCCTCAACCGCACCGGCGCGCGCGGCATCCCCTTCTTCATGGTGCGGATCGACCGGGCGGGGATCGTGTCCAAGCGCTTCGATGGCGAGGCCTATCCCTTTGCCCGCTATGGCGGCACCTGTCCGCGCTGGGACGTGCATGCGGCCGACGCGCCCGACATCGTGCTGCCGCAACTGATCGAGACGCTGGACGAGCGGCGCTTCGTCACGCTGGCGATCGCCCTGCCCCGCGGCGATGGCGCGCGCGGGCGGCAGGTGATTGCGCTGGGCTGCGAGGCGAAACATGCCGGGCGGATCATCCATGCCGATGGCATCAATACCGAGCGCGACGATGCGGTGACGGTGGGGCCGACCTGTCATCTGTGCGAGCGGCGCGACTGCCCGGACCGGGCTCTGCCGCCGGTGACGCGTGCGCTGGACCTGCACAGCTATGAGCGGACCGCCAGCCCCTTCCCGTTCCGGCGGGTATGA
- a CDS encoding inorganic phosphate transporter, translated as MEAHLAFPLLIALIGVALLFDFLNGLHDAANSIATIVSTRVLKPQYAVAWAAFFNFIAFLFFGLHVAETVGKGIVSADIIDASVIFGALMGAIAWNLITWGLGIPSSSSHALVGGLLGAGTAKSGLSAIVWSGVFKTSAAIVISPAVGLFLALMLVLAISWIFRKFTPQGADRVFRKLQLVSASLYSLGHGGNDAQKTMGIIAVLLYSQGLLTGGFHVPMWVVLSCQAAMGLGTLLGGWKIVHTMGSKITRLTPAQGFCAETGGAITLFMATHLGVPVSTTHTITGAIVGVGASRRLSAVRWNVASSIIVAWVVTLPAAAAIGALFYGLTRLF; from the coding sequence ATGGAAGCCCATCTCGCCTTCCCGCTGCTGATCGCACTGATCGGCGTTGCGCTGCTGTTCGACTTCCTGAACGGCCTGCATGACGCCGCCAACTCGATCGCGACCATCGTGTCGACGCGGGTGCTGAAACCCCAATATGCGGTCGCCTGGGCCGCCTTCTTCAACTTCATCGCCTTCCTCTTCTTTGGCCTGCATGTCGCCGAGACGGTGGGCAAGGGCATCGTCAGCGCCGACATCATCGACGCGTCGGTGATCTTCGGCGCACTGATGGGGGCGATCGCCTGGAACCTCATCACCTGGGGCCTGGGCATCCCCTCCTCCTCCAGCCATGCGCTGGTCGGCGGCCTGCTGGGCGCGGGCACGGCCAAGTCCGGCCTGTCGGCGATCGTGTGGAGCGGCGTGTTCAAGACCAGCGCAGCGATCGTGATCTCGCCCGCCGTCGGCCTGTTCCTGGCGCTGATGCTGGTGCTGGCGATCAGCTGGATCTTCCGCAAGTTCACGCCGCAGGGCGCGGACCGGGTGTTCCGCAAGCTGCAGCTTGTTTCTGCGTCGCTTTATTCGCTGGGCCATGGCGGCAATGACGCGCAGAAGACGATGGGCATCATCGCGGTGCTGCTCTATTCGCAGGGGCTGCTGACCGGCGGCTTCCATGTGCCGATGTGGGTGGTGCTGAGCTGCCAGGCGGCAATGGGCCTGGGCACCTTGCTGGGCGGCTGGAAGATCGTCCACACCATGGGATCGAAGATCACCCGCCTGACCCCGGCGCAGGGCTTCTGCGCAGAGACCGGCGGCGCGATCACCCTGTTCATGGCCACCCATCTGGGCGTGCCGGTATCGACGACCCACACCATCACTGGCGCCATCGTCGGCGTGGGCGCGTCGCGCCGGCTGTCAGCGGTGCGCTGGAACGTCGCGTCGAGCATCATCGTCGCCTGGGTCGTGACCCTGCCGGCGGCGGCCGCGATCGGCGCGCTGTTCTACGGGCTGACGCGATTGTTCTGA
- a CDS encoding DUF47 family protein: protein MRQIAALPYTSDPIDGSMQILLITSRDTGRWVIPKGNRIKGLAGHRAAEVEAFEEAGIHGIACPAPIGRYSYDKRKRSGKSREANVEVFPLAVTGHLTQWPEKGQRELRWFSVAEAAKAVDEPELQSIIAAFREPPADPGWFLRLLLSIREKQSERTGMLRWFHALMPKQGRFFEQFEDHAATLVAGADALAKLLKGGPDMDAHIKEISDREHEADDIIREVLQDVRRIFVTPFDRSAITGLIGVMDDAIDQMNQTAKAIALYEVKDFAPQMQDMSALIVECARITAEAMPLLRSLNINSARLHELTERLVKLEGHADILHEAGLKALYSQARAGNPMDFIVGNEIYSHLEKVTDRFEDVANEISGLVIDHA, encoded by the coding sequence ATGCGCCAGATTGCCGCTCTCCCCTATACCAGCGACCCGATCGACGGGTCGATGCAGATCCTGCTGATCACGTCGCGCGACACTGGGCGCTGGGTGATTCCCAAGGGCAATCGCATCAAGGGGCTGGCCGGCCATCGCGCGGCGGAAGTCGAGGCGTTCGAGGAAGCGGGCATCCATGGCATCGCCTGTCCCGCGCCGATCGGCCGATACAGCTATGACAAGCGCAAGCGCAGCGGCAAGTCGCGCGAGGCGAATGTCGAGGTTTTTCCGCTTGCCGTGACCGGCCATCTGACGCAATGGCCCGAAAAAGGGCAGCGCGAGCTGCGCTGGTTTTCCGTCGCCGAAGCCGCAAAGGCCGTCGACGAACCCGAACTGCAATCGATCATCGCGGCTTTCCGCGAACCGCCCGCCGATCCGGGCTGGTTCCTCCGGTTGCTGCTGTCGATCCGCGAGAAGCAAAGTGAAAGGACTGGAATGCTGCGCTGGTTTCACGCGCTGATGCCCAAGCAGGGGCGTTTCTTCGAGCAATTCGAAGACCATGCCGCGACCCTGGTCGCCGGCGCCGACGCCCTGGCCAAGCTGCTGAAGGGCGGCCCGGACATGGACGCGCATATCAAGGAGATTTCGGACCGCGAGCATGAGGCGGACGACATCATCCGCGAAGTGCTGCAGGACGTCCGCCGCATTTTCGTCACCCCGTTCGACCGCAGTGCCATCACCGGCCTGATCGGCGTGATGGACGACGCGATCGACCAGATGAACCAGACCGCCAAGGCGATCGCGCTCTATGAGGTCAAGGATTTCGCGCCGCAGATGCAGGACATGAGCGCGCTGATCGTCGAATGCGCGCGGATCACGGCGGAAGCGATGCCGCTGCTGCGCTCGCTCAACATCAATTCGGCGCGTCTGCACGAGCTGACCGAACGGCTGGTCAAGCTGGAAGGCCATGCCGACATATTGCATGAGGCGGGCCTCAAGGCCCTGTACAGCCAAGCCCGCGCCGGCAACCCGATGGACTTCATCGTCGGCAACGAAATCTACAGCCATCTGGAAAAGGTGACGGACCGGTTCGAGGACGTCGCCAACGAGATTTCCGGCCTGGTCATCGACCACGCCTGA
- a CDS encoding TonB-dependent receptor — MLRSPSLRAGCALTALCLVWPAAAQTAAPADTQADGSYHDPRSDIVVTALIPRSQGDILSGTSIVTGEELTRSLRPTIGETLARQPGVSATSFGPNASRPILRGFQGERVRILTDGIGSFDVSNTSVDHAVAINPLTADRIEVLRGPSALLYGSSAIGGVVNVIDSRIPRRVPDEAIHIDAIGTYGSAANERSGSGEIEVPLTENFVVHVDGSYSKTDNLRTGGYILSKAMREIAAASDEEEIQDNARLKGKLANTAAEVWEVAGGFAYIGDGGNLGMSISHSENTYGVPSRLEVAEEHDHDHDHDHDHEEEGHSHENVTLAMKQTRADLRGEVAVNGGFLDSIRLRAGWADYQHQEIEPSGEVGTTFKNQSMESRLEFVQADRNGWQGASGAQFFTRRFQADGEEKFLPKNQTDQFGLFTLQSLDLGDTRLEAGARYEHTKLQSDPDADLFAEASQRSFNALSGSLGISQAIMPGWRVGLNLSRSERAPSAEELFARGNHAGTQAFELGNPDFGKEKSWGVEGTLRGSGNGYSFSLAAYHNWFSGFIYESVVDDSVCQAANGGAEMEFPCYAYAQADARYYGFEAEASVKLAQVGSYAINIDGVADYVRATIKGNGPAPRIPPLRLLGGIEAQGARLSARAELEHVFEQDRVTDFETPTDGFTMVNASISFKPLAGNDRTTLMLSANNIFDVEARRHASFLKDFAPLAGRDIRLTARISI, encoded by the coding sequence ATGCTTCGTTCCCCGTCGCTGCGCGCCGGCTGTGCCCTCACGGCCCTTTGCCTGGTCTGGCCCGCCGCCGCCCAGACCGCAGCCCCCGCCGACACCCAGGCCGATGGCAGCTATCATGATCCGCGCAGCGACATCGTCGTCACCGCCCTGATCCCCCGCAGCCAGGGCGACATTTTGTCCGGCACCTCGATCGTCACCGGCGAGGAACTGACCCGCAGCCTGCGTCCGACCATCGGCGAGACGCTGGCGCGCCAGCCCGGCGTGTCGGCCACCTCCTTTGGCCCCAACGCATCGCGCCCGATCCTGCGCGGCTTCCAAGGCGAGCGCGTGCGCATCCTGACCGACGGCATCGGCAGCTTCGACGTGTCCAACACCTCGGTCGACCATGCGGTCGCGATCAACCCGCTGACCGCCGACCGGATCGAGGTGCTGCGCGGCCCGTCCGCCCTGCTCTATGGATCGTCGGCGATCGGCGGCGTGGTCAATGTGATCGACAGCCGCATCCCGCGCCGCGTGCCGGACGAGGCGATCCATATCGACGCGATCGGCACCTATGGCAGCGCCGCCAACGAACGCAGCGGTTCGGGCGAGATCGAGGTGCCGCTGACCGAGAATTTCGTCGTCCATGTCGATGGCAGCTACAGCAAGACCGACAATCTGCGCACCGGCGGCTATATCCTGTCCAAGGCGATGCGCGAGATCGCCGCCGCCTCCGACGAGGAGGAAATCCAGGACAATGCGCGGCTGAAGGGCAAGCTGGCCAATACCGCGGCGGAAGTATGGGAAGTGGCCGGCGGCTTCGCCTATATCGGCGATGGCGGCAATCTGGGCATGTCGATCTCGCACAGCGAGAACACCTATGGCGTGCCGTCGCGCCTGGAAGTGGCCGAGGAGCATGACCATGATCACGATCATGACCATGATCATGAGGAAGAGGGGCACAGCCACGAGAATGTGACGCTGGCGATGAAGCAGACCCGCGCCGACCTGCGCGGCGAGGTCGCGGTCAATGGCGGGTTCCTCGACAGCATCCGCCTGCGCGCGGGCTGGGCCGATTACCAGCATCAGGAAATCGAACCGTCGGGCGAGGTCGGCACCACCTTCAAGAACCAGTCGATGGAAAGCCGGCTGGAATTCGTCCAGGCCGACCGCAATGGCTGGCAGGGCGCATCGGGCGCGCAGTTCTTCACCCGCCGTTTCCAGGCCGATGGCGAAGAGAAGTTCCTGCCCAAGAACCAGACCGACCAGTTCGGCCTGTTCACGCTGCAGTCGCTGGACCTGGGCGACACGCGCCTGGAAGCGGGCGCGCGCTATGAACATACCAAGCTGCAGTCGGACCCGGATGCCGACCTGTTTGCCGAAGCCAGCCAGCGCAGCTTCAACGCCCTGTCCGGATCGCTGGGCATCAGCCAGGCGATCATGCCCGGCTGGCGCGTGGGCCTGAACCTGTCGCGCAGCGAGCGCGCGCCGTCGGCCGAAGAGTTGTTCGCGCGCGGCAATCATGCCGGAACCCAGGCGTTCGAGTTGGGCAATCCCGATTTCGGCAAGGAAAAGAGCTGGGGCGTGGAAGGTACGCTGCGCGGATCGGGCAATGGCTACAGCTTCAGCCTGGCCGCCTATCATAACTGGTTCAGCGGCTTCATCTATGAAAGCGTGGTCGACGACAGCGTCTGCCAGGCGGCCAATGGCGGGGCCGAGATGGAATTCCCCTGCTATGCCTATGCCCAGGCCGATGCGCGCTATTATGGCTTTGAGGCCGAAGCGTCGGTGAAGCTGGCACAGGTCGGCAGCTATGCGATCAATATCGACGGCGTCGCCGACTATGTCCGCGCCACGATCAAGGGCAATGGCCCGGCGCCGCGCATTCCCCCGCTCCGCCTGCTGGGCGGGATCGAGGCGCAGGGCGCACGGCTGAGCGCCCGCGCCGAGCTGGAACATGTGTTCGAGCAGGATCGGGTGACCGATTTCGAAACGCCGACCGATGGCTTCACCATGGTCAACGCATCGATCTCGTTCAAGCCGCTGGCTGGTAATGACCGCACCACGCTGATGCTGTCGGCCAACAACATCTTCGACGTGGAAGCGCGGCGCCATGCCAGCTTCCTGAAGGATTTCGCCCCGCTTGCCGGGCGCGACATCCGCCTGACGGCGCGCATCTCGATCTGA